Sequence from the Vibrio alfacsensis genome:
AGACATCGACGGCGTACCACAGCGTGTTGTTGTACTTGGTTACGGCAGCTTAGATTATGTGGATGCATTAGGCATTACACCAGTTGGTATGCCTAAATCACTGCTTCCAAAGTCACTAGAAAAATTCAACGTCGACTCCTTTGTAAATACGGGCAGCGTGAAAGAAGTGAATTTCGAAACGCTATTCACATTAAAGCCGGATTTGATCATCGCTGAAGGCCGCATGGCAGACATCTATAAAGATCTCAGTGACATCGCGCCGACATACATGTTCCGTATCGACACCACAGATTACTGGAAAACCACACAAGAACACTGGCGTACTCTAGGCGATATCTTTGATAAAGAAGAACAAGCAGAGCAGCTAATTGAAAATGTTCAAGACCAAATTGATCACCTGCATGCCAAGGTGGAAGCGCAGCCACCACGCGCACTGACCGTATCAAACAGCGGCAATAGCCTAGCGATGTTTGGCACTAATAGCCGCTTTTCATTCATCTACGAAGAAGCGGGCTTTAAGACTTCTACATCAGAGAACGTAAAATCTGTCGCACGGACTCATGGCAATTTAATCTCTTTCGAATACATTGCTGATGCACAACCAGAAGTCCTGCTGATCCTAGACCGCGAACAGGCAATTGGCCAAAGCAACGGCAAAGCAAAAGCGTTATTCGATAATGACCTTGTGAATTCGACGCCGGCAGCGAAAAACAACCGCATGTTGTTTATAGACCCGGCAGCTTGGTACTTGACCTCTGGTGGTTACCAGTCGACACAAACCATGATTAAAGAGCTGAACCAAGTCATTGCAAACTAATAGGCACGGTTCAATCTCATACTGAAAGATGACCTTTCCCGCTTCACGGCGCGAAAGGTCATTGTTGTTTTTATCTAGCTGTAACCACACCATGAAATTACATCATATCTTGGCTTTTTTATTGCTCGTCATCCTCGCTAGCGCCTCTTTGCTGGTAGGGGTCGCGAACGTCTCCCTCTCACAGATTTTGGCTGGTGATAGCCACAGTTTGAACATCCTATTAGTCAGCCGCTTGCCGCGTTTACTTGCCATTATTTTAGCCGGTGCAGGGCTGAGTATTGCTGGTCTGATCATGCAGCAGATTGTACAAAACCGTTTCGCCGCACCCTCCACTACCGGTACGGTCGATTGGGCGATGTTTGGCTATATCATGGCGCTGATTTTGTTTTCTGACATGAGCAGTTGGGTACACTTACTGACTATCTTCGGCTTCTCTGTTTTGGGCACCGTCATCTTCGTTCGCTTTCTACAACGCTTAAAGTTTAAGAACACGGTACTCGTCCCGCTGATAGGCATTATGTACGGCAACGTGGTGTCTTCCATGACAACATTTGTCGCCTACAAATACGATCTCGTACAAACTCTTGGCTCTTGGACGGTTGCGAACTTTGCGTCTGTTTTGCGTGGTAACTACGAGTTCTTGTACCTCGCTCTACCAGTTTCCGTACTGGCTTACGCTTACGCTAACCGCTTTAGTGCTGCAAGTGTGGGTGAGAGCTTCGCGAAAAACATCGGTCTGAACTACCAACGTATCGTTTTGATTGGCGTCATTCTTGTGGCCGTGCTGTCGTCATCGGTGGTGATGATCGTCGGTATGATCCCATTCCTAGGTCTGATTGTACCTAACCTCGTCTCTCTCTTTATCGGAGATAACATGCGACGCAACCTACCTTGGACAGCGTACGCCGGTGTTATTTTGGTGCTCGCTTGTGACATC
This genomic interval carries:
- a CDS encoding siderophore ABC transporter substrate-binding protein, with the translated sequence MFGKTFLRAATGTLLLTLAPMGAMAKTYQHSLGTVDIDGVPQRVVVLGYGSLDYVDALGITPVGMPKSLLPKSLEKFNVDSFVNTGSVKEVNFETLFTLKPDLIIAEGRMADIYKDLSDIAPTYMFRIDTTDYWKTTQEHWRTLGDIFDKEEQAEQLIENVQDQIDHLHAKVEAQPPRALTVSNSGNSLAMFGTNSRFSFIYEEAGFKTSTSENVKSVARTHGNLISFEYIADAQPEVLLILDREQAIGQSNGKAKALFDNDLVNSTPAAKNNRMLFIDPAAWYLTSGGYQSTQTMIKELNQVIAN
- a CDS encoding ABC transporter permease — translated: MKLHHILAFLLLVILASASLLVGVANVSLSQILAGDSHSLNILLVSRLPRLLAIILAGAGLSIAGLIMQQIVQNRFAAPSTTGTVDWAMFGYIMALILFSDMSSWVHLLTIFGFSVLGTVIFVRFLQRLKFKNTVLVPLIGIMYGNVVSSMTTFVAYKYDLVQTLGSWTVANFASVLRGNYEFLYLALPVSVLAYAYANRFSAASVGESFAKNIGLNYQRIVLIGVILVAVLSSSVVMIVGMIPFLGLIVPNLVSLFIGDNMRRNLPWTAYAGVILVLACDILGRLIIFPYEIPISMIISILGGSIFIYLVLRDKSNA